From a region of the Streptococcus ruminantium genome:
- the tsaB gene encoding tRNA (adenosine(37)-N6)-threonylcarbamoyltransferase complex dimerization subunit type 1 TsaB: MKILALDSSNQALSVALVEDDRLRAETLLTIKKNHSISLMPVIDFLMEQVGWIPKDLDRIIVAQGPGSYTGLRVAVATAKTLAYTLKIELVGISSLYALVPPGLSGLVVPLIDARRNHVYAGIYENGRAVEADKYWSFEELITSLSARENLTFVGEVTNFVTQIDEALPAATCQASFPSAYQIALLGKDLPAVDVMNFEPNYLKRVEAEENWLRDNEAGSESYIKRV; the protein is encoded by the coding sequence ATGAAAATTTTAGCTTTAGATAGCTCCAATCAGGCCTTGTCTGTGGCTTTGGTGGAGGATGACCGTTTGCGGGCGGAGACCCTCCTGACCATCAAGAAAAATCATAGTATCAGCCTGATGCCTGTTATTGATTTTTTGATGGAACAGGTGGGGTGGATACCAAAAGACTTGGATAGAATCATCGTGGCACAGGGACCTGGTTCGTACACAGGTCTCCGAGTAGCGGTAGCAACTGCTAAAACCCTAGCTTATACCTTAAAGATTGAGCTGGTGGGAATCTCTAGCCTTTATGCCTTGGTACCTCCGGGGCTTTCTGGTTTGGTGGTTCCCCTCATTGACGCCCGCCGTAACCATGTTTATGCAGGTATTTATGAAAATGGCAGAGCGGTAGAAGCGGATAAGTATTGGTCTTTTGAGGAATTGATAACTAGTTTGTCAGCTAGAGAAAACCTTACTTTTGTGGGAGAGGTGACAAACTTTGTCACACAGATTGATGAAGCGTTGCCAGCGGCAACCTGTCAAGCTAGTTTTCCATCGGCCTATCAGATAGCCCTGCTTGGAAAGGACTTGCCAGCGGTTGATGTGATGAATTTTGAGCCGAATTATCTCAAGCGAGTTGAAGCAGAGGAAAATTGGCTCAGGGACAATGAAGCAGGTTCAGAAAGCTATATTAAACGTGTATGA
- the tsaD gene encoding tRNA (adenosine(37)-N6)-threonylcarbamoyltransferase complex transferase subunit TsaD, which yields MKDRLILAIETSCDETSVAVLRNEAELLSNVIASQISSHQRFGGVVPEVASRHHVEVITACIDEALLEAGVTAGELTAVAVTYGPGLVGALLVGLSAAKAFAWANGLPLIPVNHMAGHLMAARAVKELEFPLLALLVSGGHTELVYVSEAGDYKIIGETRDDAVGEAYDKVGRVMGLSYPAGRVIDELAREGKDIYDFPRAMIKEDNLEFSFSGLKSAFINLYHNAQQKGEVLSKANLSASFQACVLDILMAKTKKALERYPVKTLVVAGGVAANQGLRERLAAEMTDVEVIIPPLRLCGDNAGMIALAAVSEYNRKNVAGWDLNAKPSLAFESL from the coding sequence ATGAAAGATAGATTGATTTTGGCGATTGAGACTTCTTGTGATGAGACCTCAGTGGCTGTTTTACGCAATGAAGCGGAACTGTTGTCCAATGTAATTGCTAGCCAAATTTCCAGCCACCAGCGTTTTGGTGGTGTGGTACCAGAGGTAGCTAGTCGCCACCATGTGGAGGTGATTACGGCCTGTATTGATGAGGCCTTGCTGGAGGCAGGGGTAACTGCTGGAGAATTGACAGCTGTAGCGGTGACTTATGGACCGGGTCTGGTTGGAGCGCTCTTGGTCGGTCTTTCAGCAGCTAAAGCTTTTGCTTGGGCCAATGGTCTACCCCTGATTCCGGTTAACCACATGGCAGGACACTTAATGGCGGCGCGTGCGGTAAAGGAGTTGGAATTTCCACTTCTAGCACTCTTGGTCAGCGGTGGGCATACAGAGTTAGTCTATGTGTCAGAGGCAGGTGACTATAAGATTATCGGTGAAACGCGAGATGATGCAGTCGGTGAGGCTTATGATAAGGTGGGGCGAGTGATGGGGCTTTCCTATCCGGCAGGTCGGGTTATTGATGAGCTGGCCCGTGAGGGGAAAGATATTTATGACTTCCCTCGTGCTATGATTAAGGAAGATAATCTGGAATTTTCATTCTCTGGTCTCAAATCGGCCTTTATCAATCTCTACCACAATGCCCAACAAAAAGGGGAGGTATTATCCAAGGCGAACCTGTCTGCTTCTTTCCAAGCCTGTGTTTTGGATATTCTTATGGCCAAGACCAAGAAAGCACTGGAACGATACCCTGTGAAAACCTTGGTCGTAGCAGGTGGTGTAGCAGCCAATCAAGGCTTGCGAGAACGTCTGGCAGCGGAAATGACAGATGTAGAGGTTATCATCCCACCGCTTCGTCTCTGTGGCGACAATGCAGGTATGATTGCCTTAGCGGCGGTTAGTGAGTACAATAGGAAGAATGTTGCAGGCTGGGACTTGAATGCCAAACCAAGTTTGGCTTTTGAGAGCCTATAG
- a CDS encoding YeiH family protein produces the protein MKENTKGVGLCFLLALLGQWLGGLLPLVGGSVLALLIGLFLNPYIPRESTFQSGLTFTSKKLLQYAVVFLGFGLNLSVVFAVGQQSLPIILSTISLALCLAFLMWKYLPISAHLATLIGVGTSICGGSAIAATAPIIKADDEEVAQAISVIFLFNILAALLFPSLATWLGFSTDSGQAFGMFAGTAVNDTSSVTAAASTWDGLHGLGSQTLDTAVMVKLTRTLAIIPITTGLAIWQTRGKTVNADRKSLLANFPTFILYFILASLVTTVASACGVSSEVFAPLKHLSKFFICMAMAAIGLRTNLINLLKKGRSALLVGLACWIGITVLTLGLQAALGIW, from the coding sequence ATGAAAGAAAATACCAAAGGTGTCGGACTTTGCTTCTTACTGGCTTTGTTGGGGCAATGGTTAGGTGGACTATTGCCGTTAGTGGGTGGTTCTGTCTTAGCTCTCCTAATCGGCCTGTTCTTAAACCCCTATATACCTAGAGAAAGTACCTTTCAGTCAGGCTTGACTTTTACTTCCAAGAAGCTCCTACAATATGCAGTAGTTTTCTTAGGATTTGGACTAAATTTGTCAGTAGTCTTTGCAGTCGGACAACAATCGCTTCCGATTATTCTTTCTACTATCAGTCTAGCCTTGTGTTTGGCTTTTCTGATGTGGAAATACTTACCAATCTCAGCGCATTTAGCAACGCTGATTGGTGTAGGGACTTCTATTTGTGGAGGCTCAGCTATTGCGGCGACCGCACCGATTATCAAGGCAGATGATGAGGAAGTAGCTCAGGCCATTTCCGTTATCTTCTTGTTTAACATCCTAGCTGCCTTGCTTTTTCCCAGCTTGGCAACCTGGCTCGGTTTCTCGACAGATTCAGGTCAGGCCTTTGGGATGTTCGCTGGAACAGCGGTCAATGATACGTCCTCGGTGACAGCAGCAGCTTCTACTTGGGATGGGCTGCATGGACTGGGGAGTCAGACTCTGGATACTGCGGTGATGGTCAAGTTGACACGCACCTTAGCGATTATTCCTATTACGACAGGCTTGGCCATCTGGCAAACCCGTGGCAAGACGGTAAACGCAGACAGGAAGTCGCTCTTGGCAAACTTTCCGACTTTTATCCTATATTTTATTTTAGCTAGTTTGGTGACAACAGTGGCAAGTGCATGCGGTGTCAGTTCTGAGGTATTTGCCCCTCTCAAACACCTATCCAAGTTTTTCATCTGTATGGCTATGGCAGCAATCGGCTTGCGAACCAATCTCATCAACCTACTGAAAAAAGGTCGCTCAGCTCTCCTAGTTGGTCTAGCCTGCTGGATTGGAATTACGGTACTAACCTTGGGATTACAAGCAGCATTGGGAATATGGTAA
- a CDS encoding AraC family transcriptional regulator — protein MAIQPEFYVFNNRSYVDFYPIQFGMEACQPLHSFGPTMKQHYLFHYVISGSGTFYDTSNQRDYPLKAGQGFLISPDTICSYQADEQNPWTYIWIEFDGLKTEHFLRQAGLSKEQPIFSQRDTPTTSPVYYEMKQILALHHQKSALLLGHLYLFISSLIDCSLTKTSSRHDENKEFYIREAINFVERNYEKAISVDDLAQFCNLNRHYFSRLFKEQMNISPQQFIIQYRLSEACELLKNTNKTLQEIAEEIGYSNQFNFSTAFKRHYQMSPNRWRKIHK, from the coding sequence ATGGCGATACAACCTGAGTTTTACGTTTTTAACAATCGTTCTTACGTCGACTTTTATCCTATCCAATTTGGCATGGAAGCCTGTCAACCGCTTCATTCATTTGGTCCAACCATGAAACAACACTATCTGTTCCATTATGTTATCTCCGGATCAGGAACTTTTTACGATACTTCTAACCAGAGAGACTACCCTCTAAAAGCTGGACAAGGCTTCCTCATCTCACCAGATACTATCTGTAGCTATCAGGCAGACGAGCAAAACCCTTGGACATACATTTGGATTGAATTTGATGGATTGAAAACAGAACACTTTCTGCGTCAGGCTGGGCTTTCAAAGGAACAACCCATCTTTTCACAAAGGGACACCCCAACTACCAGCCCAGTCTATTATGAGATGAAACAGATTCTCGCACTGCATCATCAGAAAAGTGCACTTCTTCTTGGTCATCTCTATCTATTTATTTCCTCCTTGATAGACTGCTCGTTAACAAAAACGAGCAGTAGACATGATGAAAATAAGGAATTTTATATTCGTGAGGCCATCAATTTTGTGGAACGAAACTATGAAAAAGCTATCTCCGTTGATGATTTGGCACAATTTTGCAACCTCAATCGCCACTATTTCAGTCGGCTGTTCAAAGAACAAATGAACATCTCTCCGCAGCAGTTCATCATTCAATATCGTTTAAGCGAGGCCTGTGAACTCCTGAAAAACACTAACAAGACCTTGCAGGAAATCGCTGAAGAAATCGGTTATTCCAATCAATTCAATTTCTCAACTGCCTTTAAGAGACACTATCAAATGTCCCCAAATCGCTGGCGAAAGATTCATAAATAA
- a CDS encoding ABC transporter ATP-binding protein: MQLHLSSVSKKFDHKIILEGASFQFEKGKIYGLLGRNGAGKTTLFNCIARNLTLDSGSIYFFEDGQTHDYENTDIGFTQTHPQLPAFMTAFEFIRFYMDIHKNQLKSHLSPEEWLSLVGIEENDQHRLLKDFSHGMQNKVQLLLSLIVQPTVLLLDEPLTSFDPVAAHEFKQLIREAKKDSVIIFSTHILQLAQDLCDEIVLLHHRELQAVSSDKLHDPDFEEEIVDLLTAE; the protein is encoded by the coding sequence ATGCAGCTACATTTATCATCTGTTTCAAAAAAATTTGATCATAAGATTATTCTAGAAGGTGCTTCTTTTCAGTTTGAAAAAGGGAAAATTTATGGCTTGTTGGGAAGGAATGGAGCTGGTAAAACAACGCTTTTTAACTGTATCGCCCGTAATTTGACCTTGGACAGCGGCAGTATTTACTTTTTTGAAGACGGGCAGACTCATGACTATGAGAATACAGACATCGGTTTTACACAAACCCATCCTCAGTTGCCTGCTTTTATGACAGCTTTTGAGTTTATTCGTTTTTACATGGATATTCACAAAAACCAGCTTAAATCGCATCTTAGCCCCGAGGAATGGCTGAGCTTGGTTGGTATTGAAGAAAATGACCAACACCGCTTGCTAAAAGATTTTTCCCATGGAATGCAAAATAAGGTTCAGTTGCTCCTATCCTTGATTGTCCAGCCTACCGTTCTCTTGTTAGATGAGCCATTGACTTCCTTTGATCCGGTAGCTGCACATGAGTTTAAGCAGTTAATCCGCGAGGCAAAAAAGGATTCTGTTATCATTTTCTCCACCCATATTCTACAATTAGCCCAAGACCTCTGCGACGAGATTGTTCTTCTTCATCATAGAGAATTGCAGGCTGTTTCGAGTGATAAATTGCACGATCCTGATTTTGAAGAGGAAATCGTGGACCTTCTGACAGCTGAATAG
- a CDS encoding carbohydrate ABC transporter permease yields the protein MKHSAFKSTIWMHVFLIMVALGMLIPFIWMVLTSFKTVTESTQMNPFQILPSKWIVNNYTEAIRTNNFPILYVNTILMMLWRIFSSVMFSAMAAYAFARLEFPGRDFLFGLVLFQMMVPPQLFVIPQYLMIDQLGMRNTIFALVFPGLVSAFGTFLLRQFFMGLPKELEESAKLDGCNIGQTFFKVMLPLAKSGLIALAIFTALFAFKDLLWPLIINSEADKATLSSALSKIQGAYAVNYPQLMAASVLAIWPMLVLYVVFQKQFIQGIATSGGKL from the coding sequence GTGAAACACTCGGCTTTTAAATCAACTATCTGGATGCATGTCTTTCTGATTATGGTGGCATTGGGAATGCTTATCCCCTTTATCTGGATGGTATTGACATCTTTTAAAACAGTAACAGAATCCACTCAGATGAATCCCTTCCAAATTTTACCAAGTAAGTGGATAGTTAATAACTATACGGAAGCTATTCGAACCAATAACTTTCCTATTCTTTATGTTAATACGATTTTGATGATGTTGTGGCGAATCTTCAGCTCGGTCATGTTTTCTGCTATGGCAGCCTACGCTTTTGCACGACTGGAATTTCCGGGACGAGATTTCTTGTTTGGTCTGGTCCTTTTCCAAATGATGGTACCGCCGCAATTATTTGTCATTCCGCAGTATTTGATGATTGACCAACTCGGTATGCGCAATACGATTTTTGCTTTAGTCTTTCCGGGACTGGTCAGTGCATTTGGAACGTTCCTGTTACGTCAATTTTTCATGGGGCTTCCAAAAGAATTGGAAGAATCTGCTAAGTTGGATGGCTGTAATATTGGACAAACTTTTTTCAAGGTGATGTTACCCTTGGCTAAGTCTGGTCTGATTGCCTTGGCGATTTTCACGGCTCTGTTTGCTTTTAAAGATTTGTTGTGGCCATTGATTATCAACTCAGAAGCGGATAAAGCAACTCTGTCCAGTGCCCTTTCTAAAATTCAAGGTGCTTATGCGGTTAATTATCCTCAACTAATGGCAGCAAGTGTCTTGGCCATTTGGCCTATGCTTGTTCTTTACGTGGTATTTCAGAAGCAATTTATTCAAGGGATTGCCACATCTGGTGGAAAATTATAG
- the rimI gene encoding ribosomal protein S18-alanine N-acetyltransferase yields the protein MIEIRQYDRQVDLAAEIYAVMACVYQVSPWTLEQIRLDMAGEHTYYYLAYAGQEVVGFLAVQTVLDEMEILQIAVKTNFQRRGIASLLLACVMEWEGDIFLEVRESNLAAQSLYTRQHFTKIGKRKSYYRYPIEDAVIMKRERDER from the coding sequence ATGATAGAGATTAGGCAATACGATAGGCAAGTAGATTTAGCGGCAGAAATTTACGCTGTCATGGCTTGTGTTTATCAGGTATCTCCTTGGACTTTGGAGCAGATTCGATTGGATATGGCAGGGGAGCATACCTACTATTATCTAGCTTATGCAGGTCAAGAGGTGGTTGGTTTTCTGGCTGTTCAGACGGTGTTGGATGAAATGGAAATTTTGCAGATTGCTGTCAAGACTAATTTTCAGAGGCGGGGAATTGCTAGTCTCCTGTTGGCTTGTGTGATGGAATGGGAAGGGGACATCTTTCTCGAAGTGAGGGAGTCCAACTTAGCAGCTCAGTCCCTCTATACACGCCAACATTTTACTAAAATAGGAAAACGAAAGAGCTATTACCGTTATCCTATCGAGGATGCAGTGATAATGAAGAGAGAACGTGATGAAAGATAG
- a CDS encoding sugar ABC transporter substrate-binding protein, with protein sequence MKKCGRYVALVAAASLLVACSSSKGSSGATKESSSGKTELSYAIWDSGQEPGLRKIADEFEKKNPNIKINIQVSDWDSYWTMLEAGATGGSLPDTFWMHSNEIHRYGANDMLLPLDEYLAKSEDAKLANFPDGLNKIYNIKGKQYAIPKDFDTIGLWYNKKLFDEAGIPYPDDTWDWNKLKEVAKKLTKEDGSQYGFGAGLSNQEGYYNFIYQNGGKVITDNLKSGYDDPKTIEALNYYFSFVKEKLSPAITVDKERAEVFQNGRVAMSLFGSWNLAGFTANDYIRKNADVAVLPKGPDGTRATIFNGLGHAISAKTKNPEAAWKWVEYLSSKEAQEMQATLGVAISAYKGAANTWVESNKNFAIKNYVDMVEYAQIRPYSQSTIKWEDKAYELLKPAYLGEKTTEAAAKETADMMNAELATEK encoded by the coding sequence ATGAAGAAATGTGGGCGCTATGTAGCATTGGTTGCAGCTGCTAGTCTTTTGGTAGCCTGCTCTAGTTCTAAGGGGTCTAGTGGTGCAACGAAGGAAAGTAGCTCTGGAAAAACTGAATTGTCCTATGCAATTTGGGACTCAGGTCAAGAGCCTGGACTGAGAAAAATTGCAGATGAGTTTGAGAAAAAGAATCCAAATATTAAAATCAATATTCAGGTGTCGGACTGGGATTCTTACTGGACTATGTTAGAAGCTGGTGCTACAGGTGGTTCGTTGCCGGATACTTTCTGGATGCACTCAAATGAAATCCATCGCTATGGAGCTAATGATATGCTACTCCCACTGGATGAGTATCTTGCTAAGAGTGAGGATGCGAAGTTAGCGAATTTTCCAGACGGTTTGAACAAAATTTACAATATCAAGGGTAAGCAGTATGCTATTCCGAAGGACTTTGATACGATTGGTCTTTGGTACAATAAGAAATTATTTGATGAGGCAGGTATTCCCTATCCAGATGATACCTGGGATTGGAATAAGCTGAAAGAAGTTGCCAAGAAGTTAACGAAAGAAGACGGTAGTCAATACGGTTTTGGCGCTGGTTTAAGCAATCAAGAAGGCTATTACAACTTTATCTATCAAAATGGTGGTAAGGTAATCACAGACAATCTCAAATCAGGTTATGATGATCCTAAGACAATTGAAGCTTTAAATTATTATTTCAGCTTTGTGAAAGAAAAGCTGTCTCCGGCAATTACAGTGGATAAGGAGCGAGCTGAGGTCTTCCAAAATGGTCGAGTTGCCATGAGTCTCTTCGGTTCTTGGAATTTAGCTGGCTTCACTGCAAATGACTATATTCGCAAAAATGCGGATGTAGCTGTCTTGCCGAAGGGACCAGATGGAACTCGTGCAACTATCTTTAATGGTTTGGGGCATGCTATTTCTGCTAAAACGAAGAATCCAGAAGCGGCTTGGAAGTGGGTTGAATATCTCAGCTCAAAAGAAGCTCAAGAAATGCAAGCGACCTTGGGTGTAGCTATCTCAGCTTACAAAGGCGCAGCCAACACTTGGGTAGAGTCAAATAAAAATTTTGCGATTAAGAACTACGTGGATATGGTGGAGTATGCACAGATCCGTCCGTATTCACAATCAACCATCAAGTGGGAAGATAAGGCTTATGAACTATTGAAACCAGCCTACCTTGGTGAAAAAACAACAGAAGCTGCTGCCAAGGAAACAGCAGATATGATGAATGCAGAATTAGCAACTGAGAAATAG
- a CDS encoding carbohydrate ABC transporter permease, producing MFRKKGSLNEAIWGWAMVAPTIVGLIVLNIIPIFQTMKMSFHKSGDFGKNDMFVGLANYQRMLGDAQVWQATWNTMKYTILVVPATVALAMLLAVLLNSKIKGKHVYRTIFFLPMVAAPAAVTMVWRWLYNTDFGLINYVLRRLGFGAVNWIEDPKIALYSIALIGIWSTVGYSMILILAGLQEIPTDFYEAARIDGASPIKQFFSITLPLVSPTLFFVVVTSVIQSMQVFDVIYMMEDIRSPAYDKTVSLVYLFYNNSFKYSDKGYGSTIVMLLLLIILVITFVQMKVQKKWVHYQ from the coding sequence ATGTTTCGGAAAAAGGGAAGTTTAAACGAGGCAATTTGGGGCTGGGCGATGGTTGCACCGACAATTGTTGGTTTAATAGTGCTCAACATTATTCCCATTTTTCAAACCATGAAGATGAGTTTCCACAAGAGTGGGGATTTTGGGAAGAATGATATGTTTGTTGGTCTAGCAAATTACCAACGGATGCTAGGAGATGCACAGGTATGGCAGGCGACATGGAATACCATGAAGTATACGATTTTGGTCGTTCCAGCTACGGTTGCACTGGCTATGTTGTTGGCGGTCCTACTCAATTCCAAAATAAAAGGTAAGCATGTTTATCGGACCATTTTTTTCCTACCTATGGTTGCGGCGCCAGCTGCTGTAACCATGGTTTGGAGATGGTTGTATAATACTGATTTTGGTTTGATTAACTATGTTTTACGCCGCTTGGGGTTTGGAGCTGTTAACTGGATTGAGGACCCTAAGATTGCTCTGTATTCCATTGCTCTTATCGGAATTTGGAGTACAGTCGGGTACAGTATGATTTTGATTTTAGCAGGTTTACAAGAGATTCCTACGGATTTCTACGAGGCGGCTCGTATCGACGGTGCCAGTCCAATCAAGCAATTCTTCTCCATCACCCTGCCACTTGTTTCTCCGACTCTTTTCTTTGTAGTAGTGACTAGTGTCATTCAATCCATGCAGGTATTTGATGTGATTTATATGATGGAGGACATTCGTAGTCCAGCTTATGATAAGACGGTGTCTTTGGTTTATCTATTTTACAATAATTCCTTCAAGTATTCAGACAAGGGATATGGATCCACTATCGTCATGCTCTTACTATTGATTATTCTTGTGATTACCTTTGTTCAGATGAAGGTACAGAAAAAATGGGTACATTACCAGTAA
- a CDS encoding alpha-galactosidase yields the protein MGIIFHQETREFHLYNDFISYVLTVLPNGHIGNLYYGKRVTETVSYQYVREDEYRALTSFLVDDGSSFSLQYANPEFACYGTTDYFSPAFELVQKDGSALSHFVYQGHNIYSGRSVLQGLPYLYLDEDSQAESLDIYLVDKKSQTRLVLSYTIFRDYPAVTRSARFEQLGEESIRLNRALSLTLCLPDMDYDWIHLDGAWGRERHVQVSPLHQGCQSIYSLKGASSAEHNPFMALKRPTADEHQGEVLGFALVYSGNFLAQVDVSSFRKVRVSMGIHPERFSWKLEQGEVFQTPEVVMVYSDQGLNGMSQTYHGLFQKHLVRGYWRDQERPVLLNNWEAMNFDFDEEKIISLAKAASDLGVELFVMDDGWFGKRNHDRAGLGDWIVNREKLPSGLTGIIEQIHAMGMQFGLWIEPEMVNKDSNLYQEHPDWILHHPCHSPSHGRHQYTLDLSREEVYQNIYSQLHRLLSEHEIDYIKWDMNRYMTEVYSCTREADRQGEIFHRYILNLYRLYDNLLEAFPKVLFESCSSGGARFDPGMLYYAPQTWTSDDTDAMERLKIQYGTSMVYPLNSMGCHVSACPNQQLGRSTPLATRANVAFFGSFGYELDLFECNQEELEAIREQITFYKTYREVFQQGLFTRLKSPFEGEVTAWQVQSSDEKQVIVGYYRRLTTANLAYDRLRLCDLDAEARYQVDGVTYTGSQLMYTGLSIQHGDHVGENKDFTSWIKVLEKQS from the coding sequence ATGGGAATTATCTTTCATCAAGAGACAAGGGAATTCCATCTTTACAATGATTTTATCAGCTATGTATTAACGGTATTGCCAAACGGTCATATTGGGAATCTGTACTACGGAAAACGAGTGACAGAGACAGTTTCCTATCAGTATGTCCGCGAGGATGAATATCGGGCGCTAACATCATTTCTAGTTGATGATGGCTCGTCCTTCTCACTCCAGTATGCCAATCCAGAATTTGCTTGCTATGGGACGACAGATTATTTTTCGCCGGCCTTTGAATTAGTGCAAAAAGATGGTAGTGCCTTGTCACATTTTGTCTATCAAGGGCATAACATCTATTCAGGCCGATCGGTTTTGCAGGGCCTTCCTTATCTTTATTTAGACGAGGATAGTCAGGCAGAGAGTTTAGACATTTATTTGGTGGACAAGAAATCTCAAACTCGTCTAGTCCTGTCCTATACGATTTTTAGAGATTATCCAGCGGTTACACGTTCAGCTCGTTTTGAGCAGCTAGGAGAGGAATCTATTCGTTTAAATCGTGCTCTGAGCCTGACTCTTTGTCTACCAGATATGGACTATGACTGGATTCATCTAGATGGAGCTTGGGGGAGGGAACGACACGTACAAGTATCTCCCCTGCATCAGGGCTGCCAATCTATTTATAGTCTGAAAGGGGCAAGCAGTGCTGAGCACAATCCCTTTATGGCCCTAAAACGCCCAACTGCTGACGAACATCAAGGAGAGGTGCTTGGTTTTGCTCTGGTTTACAGCGGAAATTTCTTAGCCCAAGTTGATGTCAGTTCCTTCCGAAAGGTTCGTGTCAGTATGGGGATTCATCCAGAGAGATTTTCTTGGAAACTAGAGCAGGGAGAGGTTTTTCAGACTCCTGAAGTCGTCATGGTTTACAGTGACCAAGGTTTGAATGGTATGAGTCAAACCTATCATGGTCTCTTCCAAAAGCACTTGGTAAGAGGTTACTGGCGTGATCAGGAACGACCTGTCCTACTGAATAATTGGGAAGCCATGAATTTTGATTTTGATGAAGAAAAGATTATTTCTTTGGCCAAGGCAGCTTCAGATTTGGGTGTTGAATTATTCGTCATGGATGATGGATGGTTTGGGAAACGCAACCATGATCGAGCGGGTTTAGGGGATTGGATAGTCAATCGGGAAAAGCTGCCGAGTGGCTTAACGGGAATCATTGAGCAGATACATGCTATGGGGATGCAGTTTGGGCTGTGGATTGAACCTGAAATGGTAAATAAGGATAGTAATCTATATCAGGAGCATCCAGATTGGATTCTTCATCATCCTTGCCATAGTCCGTCACATGGTCGCCATCAGTATACCTTGGATTTATCAAGAGAAGAAGTTTATCAAAATATCTACAGTCAACTCCATCGCCTCTTATCAGAGCATGAGATTGATTATATCAAATGGGATATGAATCGTTATATGACAGAAGTTTATAGTTGTACACGAGAAGCAGACCGTCAAGGCGAGATATTCCATCGTTATATCCTCAATTTGTATCGTTTGTACGATAATTTGCTTGAAGCCTTTCCAAAAGTTCTCTTTGAGTCTTGTTCCAGCGGTGGAGCAAGATTTGATCCAGGAATGCTTTATTATGCACCACAAACTTGGACCAGTGATGATACGGATGCTATGGAACGCTTGAAAATTCAATATGGCACTAGTATGGTTTATCCCTTGAATAGCATGGGATGTCATGTTTCGGCCTGTCCCAACCAGCAACTAGGACGCTCTACTCCTTTAGCTACTCGTGCGAATGTTGCCTTTTTTGGCAGTTTTGGTTACGAACTTGATTTGTTTGAATGCAATCAAGAGGAACTAGAAGCTATACGAGAGCAAATCACCTTTTATAAAACCTATAGAGAAGTTTTCCAACAAGGGCTTTTCACACGACTTAAAAGTCCATTTGAAGGAGAGGTAACAGCGTGGCAGGTTCAATCCTCAGACGAGAAACAAGTGATCGTCGGCTACTATCGTCGTTTAACGACAGCAAACCTTGCCTATGACCGGCTTCGCTTGTGTGATCTAGATGCGGAAGCTCGTTACCAAGTAGATGGGGTTACCTACACCGGCAGCCAACTGATGTATACCGGATTGTCTATTCAACACGGAGACCATGTTGGAGAAAATAAGGATTTTACTTCTTGGATTAAGGTTCTTGAGAAACAATCTTAG